The DNA window CTGCCCAGTGCCTGTCACTGATGGCAGACACTGCCACTCGCACTgcagagaatgaaaattatCTTTGATGTCATGGAAGGTGCTGGGGTTTGACTTACGCCATCAAACCTGGGCATATTTATCCCTTCCTGGAAGGAACACTCGGAACACTTCTGTTAAGTGCTGAGCTCATGCCAGCAGGGGAATAGTAAATCATCTCTGATGAAAGACTCTGTTAACACTGAAATACTGACATGCATTAAAACAAAGAGCAGCCAAAAAGCAAACAGGCTGCTCCCAGGGTCTGATTTCAGCTCTTGGTAGATAAGATGACCCATCTATCACTCCAACTACGATGTCTACAGTTAAGGACAAGAGGTGAAATACACTCTGCCCATTTTACTACCATGGGCATAGTTGCTCTTTTAAAAACTAGTGGACTGTAGCAGTAAACCCTTGTCGTCCAAGCCCGAGGTCCTTCCTGACAAAAGGCAGAACCATGTGTTTGGAAGAATGCTGAACAGCCTGCGATGCACAGAGCCAATCGTGCATTGCTGTACACAGCTCATCATTGTCAGATTCCAGTCTTTTTGCCAAAGATCTGCTTACACTGCTCCATTTTACAAAGCCGTGGCCTACCGACCAACTCAAAGAGCAACTCAGCCCTTTCAGTATTTACCACACTGAACTTCCACCCCGTTAAGTCACCCTATGGTAACCAGAGTGGGATGAGGAAAGGGGAACCCAACTGCCCGCAGCAGTGATGGGATCTGACCCTTGCCTACCTGCAGGGgtgggcagctgctccctgccatcCAAGGGTGGGGAGAGAGGCCCTGCCTCTCGGTGCTCTGCTTGGTCACGGTGAGGACGACGTGGGTCCCTGTGGAGTCAGCgatggggggggagggaggggtgcCCTTCAGGTCGCTCAGGGCGCTCCCTTGCTCGCCAAGGAAAAGCCGAGGGCTGTGGGACTGGCACGGCGGCTCTGCTTCCGTGGCTGGCACCTCCTGCTTCACCATCACGGCTTTCTTTGGCACTGGGCTTGGATTCGAAGTGTCCATTTGGCTAGCGGTTGGTGCAGAGTTGAATTGGTCTGTTTGGCCACTGGATTGCTTCGCAGACTGGCAACTCAGGAAATCATTTTCAGTCTTGACCTGGGTGCCAAACGCTCCTGGTTGGGAGGCGAGGGCTGTTCCTTCTTCTGCAGCTGTTGGAGCTGGCTGTGACTGCTGAGAGcgcttctcctgctccagctgtaGCCTAAGCATCtccaccagctgctgcttctgtttcaGCATGCGCGTGAGTTCCTCGATCTGCTTGTCTTTCTCCTGCAGCATCTGGTCTTTGTCCCTAACTTCTGCATCTCTGCTATTACCAGCACTACACCGCTCTGACCTGGGTGCCGCATTTATGCTGCAGGAGGTGGACTTGGAGCTTTCTTCCTTCACCAGGAACTGCACTGGAGATGTCTGCAAGGTGAGCTGGGTCAGGGGTGAAGTCACCATCTCTCCAAAGGTATCTCCAGTGCCCGAGTTTTCATCCCCTGTACTCATTTGTGAGCGCTCAGAAGGAGTTGGAGAAACAGGAGGAGTTGAGCCTGTGCTCCCAAACTTCATCACGCCGCCACCAGTAACTGTGGCCACAACTACTTCTGCTGGTGCAATGCCAGTGGTGACCAGGGCCGGCCCTGTGCTCAGCCTGGCAGTTGGGAAGGCCACCACCACTTTGGCAGCTTTAGGGAGGACggctgctgtgctgggtttgGGAGTGGGGGTTGTTTGGCCAGCTGCACCGTTCTGCTCTTGGTAAGCTCGGAGACGCTCAATCAGGTCCGTCTTTGTGCCTGAGACAGGCAAGGCCCTCAACTTCAGCTCTTGCTTCAGCTCTGCTACCTGATATGGGGCAAAAAAAGAGGGCAACATTAAGAGAACTTCTAACTGAACAACTGTCAACAGAGTTCTGAGACAAAGGACTAAACCGATCTTCCTGCAGGCCAACAAACCTGCACCTCAGGTAAGACTGCAGGGTAGCAATCCCAGTTGCTATCACTAACTCCTGTCAGTccacctcagccctgctctggggcagcaACATCATTCAGTACAGCCTGCTGACAATGGCAGAAAGGGTCTATGCAGCTTCACAGGACATTTACCTTCATCTCATCCAGGTTGGCTGGGAGAGGGCCAGGCTTGCCCACCGCAGCGTTACTGTTTTGTCTCATCAGCCCACTGGAACCAGAAGGTACTGAAGACGTGCTGCTGACTGTGGCAGAGAGATTGCGTACAGCAGGGGCACTGGCACcactctgctgctctcctggaggcctgcaggaaaagaaaaaacacagacatCAAAACCACAGTGGAAAGACACCAGAGAACCTCAGTGTCCACAAACATACACGTTTAGAAACATCTGGGTCTGAAGTGCACCTACACTCTCAACTATACCCATGCCCCTTGCTGTGCCAACCAAATGACTTCAGCTGCTTTTGTCTGATTCATCTTGCACACACTCTTTTTGAGGCCCTCTGGAACCTACAGGACTGAGTGTGTCACACCCAGGGGCCACCCCTGACACCCAGAACACCACATGTCTGGTAAGAGTGCTGGTAAGTGCCTGCCACTGCGGACCCGTACTTAGGCGGGGCTGGCAGGATGGTCTGATAGTtgtagtgctgctgctgctggttgaGGATCTGAAGCTGGAGAAagagctgctgttgctgcagtATTTTGGCATAGGATGAATCCATGGGAGGAGCTCCCTTGTCCTGCTTTTGGTCCGGGGGAATATACTGATGATATTTAAGCTTCTTGACTTTTGGCTTCAACTCCTTGGCTTTTTTACTGCGCTGAGACTTCTCACTAGCAGACTTGGGCTGGCTTTGCTGTttagaagaaaaggaggaagcaaATAAGAATGGAAACACTGATAAAATTAACACCCTATGTAAACCAGAACACACACTgggattttaatttctaaattctCTCCTTTGATCACCTCAGGGTCTTTCCATGCTTCTCAAACTGAGACATTACAGAcactgcactggcagcagctTATGCTGCACCATAATGCAGGTCACCTTTCCCAGCACACCAGACCATTTGCTCATCCAGTGCAGACTCATTGACTCTGATTACAGATAACACTGATTGtttcaaaacattttgcatTCAGCATCTGTTATACAGAAGGTGAATACACCATGGAACAGAAAACCCCACTAAATATGTTAACAGTTAGCGTCAGGAAGACGCTAGTGAGAAATGTTTCCCTCCTCGGCATCTCTTAATCCAATACTTCCAAGTCCAAACCTGTTTAAAAGTAACCCTCTTATCTTCCTTCAGACTACAGCAATGAAGACATCAGCCAAAATAGTACCTTAATCAGTGTTGGTGGGGGCTTGGCAGCAGTAAGAGCCACTCCATTGGTAAGACTA is part of the Cinclus cinclus chromosome 4, bCinCin1.1, whole genome shotgun sequence genome and encodes:
- the MRTFA gene encoding myocardin-related transcription factor A isoform X2; translation: MLFLSTALKSPAAFHEQRKSLERARTEDYLKRKIRSRPERSELVRMHILEETSAEPSLQAKQLKLKRARLADDLNEKIAQRPGPMELVEKNILPVESSLKEAIIVGQVNYPKVADNSSFDEDSSDALSPEQPASHESQGSVPSPMDSRICEPLPSTTGTSLAQGSSQLQISTDSSETLFLPEQPPPPLPPPPLLPPSLTNGVALTAAKPPPTLIKQSQPKSASEKSQRSKKAKELKPKVKKLKYHQYIPPDQKQDKGAPPMDSSYAKILQQQQLFLQLQILNQQQQHYNYQTILPAPPKPPGEQQSGASAPAVRNLSATVSSTSSVPSGSSGLMRQNSNAAVGKPGPLPANLDEMKVAELKQELKLRALPVSGTKTDLIERLRAYQEQNGAAGQTTPTPKPSTAAVLPKAAKVVVAFPTARLSTGPALVTTGIAPAEVVVATVTGGGVMKFGSTGSTPPVSPTPSERSQMSTGDENSGTGDTFGEMVTSPLTQLTLQTSPVQFLVKEESSKSTSCSINAAPRSERCSAGNSRDAEVRDKDQMLQEKDKQIEELTRMLKQKQQLVEMLRLQLEQEKRSQQSQPAPTAAEEGTALASQPGAFGTQVKTENDFLSCQSAKQSSGQTDQFNSAPTASQMDTSNPSPVPKKAVMVKQEVPATEAEPPCQSHSPRLFLGEQGSALSDLKGTPPSPPIADSTGTHVVLTVTKQSTERQGLSPHPWMAGSSCPPLQSVQSSHAKTSSQLPCQVPANTPQQPTQKQQQQQPRGPDQSKSSSQPGSPAAPSPSQMDLEQQQHTPLFGTPPPPLPVPSVPVKEPPPGYEEAMKQQPKAQENGCSSQQMDDLFDILIESGEISADFKDQSSPAGKEPPAAPACSPPPSSHHSSELAVLVSLGQPVLVGRLEDFLESSTGLPLLTAGHDGPEPLSLIDDLHSEMLSSSAILDHPPSPMDTSELHFAHEPSGGIALDLAEANLDSMDWLELPGGSVMSLAPLSTTAPSLFSTDFLDGHDLQLHWDSCL
- the MRTFA gene encoding myocardin-related transcription factor A isoform X3; translation: MLFLSTALKSPAAFHEQRKSLERARTEDYLKRKIRSRPERSELVRMHILEETSAEPSLQAKQLKLKRARLADDLNEKIAQRPGPMELVEKNILPVESSLKEAIIVGQVNYPKVADNSSFDEDSSDALSPEQPASHESQGSVPSPMDSRICEPLPSTTGTSLAQGSSQLQISTDSSETLFLPEQPPPPLPPPPLLPPSLTNGVALTAAKPPPTLIKQSQPKSASEKSQRSKKAKELKPKVKKLKYHQYIPPDQKQDKGAPPMDSSYAKILQQQQLFLQLQILNQQQQHYNYQTILPAPPKPPGEQQSGASAPAVRNLSATVSSTSSVPSGSSGLMRQNSNAAVGKPGPLPANLDEMKVAELKQELKLRALPVSGTKTDLIERLRAYQEQNGAAGQTTPTPKPSTAAVLPKAAKVVVAFPTARLSTGPALVTTGIAPAEVVVATVTGGGVMKFGSTGSTPPVSPTPSERSQMSTGDENSGTGDTFGEMVTSPLTQLTLQTSPVQFLVKEESSKSTSCSINAAPRSERCSAGNSRDAEVRDKDQMLQEKDKQIEELTRMLKQKQQLVEMLRLQLEQEKRSQQSQPAPTAAEEGTALASQPGAFGTQVKTENDFLSCQSAKQSSGQTDQFNSAPTASQMDTSNPSPVPKKAVMVKQEVPATEAEPPCQSHSPRLFLGEQGSALSDLKGTPPSPPIADSTGTHVVLTVTKQSTERQGLSPHPWMAGSSCPPLQSSSQPGSPAAPSPSQMDLEQQQHTPLFGTPPPPLPVPSVPVKEPPPGYEEAMKQQPKAQENGCSSQQMDDLFDILIESGEISADFKDQSSPAGKEPPAAPACSPPPSSHHSSELAVLVSLGQPVLVGRLEDFLESSTGLPLLTAGHDGPEPLSLIDDLHSEMLSSSAILDHPPSPMDTSELHFAHEPSGGIALDLAEANLDSMDWLELPGGSVMSLAPLSTTAPSLFSTDFLDGHDLQLHWDSCL
- the MRTFA gene encoding myocardin-related transcription factor A isoform X1, producing MVVSFHCAVQDYLTPVSDQLKVVLACLFLLQTEDYLKRKIRSRPERSELVRMHILEETSAEPSLQAKQLKLKRARLADDLNEKIAQRPGPMELVEKNILPVESSLKEAIIVGQVNYPKVADNSSFDEDSSDALSPEQPASHESQGSVPSPMDSRICEPLPSTTGTSLAQGSSQLQISTDSSETLFLPEQPPPPLPPPPLLPPSLTNGVALTAAKPPPTLIKQSQPKSASEKSQRSKKAKELKPKVKKLKYHQYIPPDQKQDKGAPPMDSSYAKILQQQQLFLQLQILNQQQQHYNYQTILPAPPKPPGEQQSGASAPAVRNLSATVSSTSSVPSGSSGLMRQNSNAAVGKPGPLPANLDEMKVAELKQELKLRALPVSGTKTDLIERLRAYQEQNGAAGQTTPTPKPSTAAVLPKAAKVVVAFPTARLSTGPALVTTGIAPAEVVVATVTGGGVMKFGSTGSTPPVSPTPSERSQMSTGDENSGTGDTFGEMVTSPLTQLTLQTSPVQFLVKEESSKSTSCSINAAPRSERCSAGNSRDAEVRDKDQMLQEKDKQIEELTRMLKQKQQLVEMLRLQLEQEKRSQQSQPAPTAAEEGTALASQPGAFGTQVKTENDFLSCQSAKQSSGQTDQFNSAPTASQMDTSNPSPVPKKAVMVKQEVPATEAEPPCQSHSPRLFLGEQGSALSDLKGTPPSPPIADSTGTHVVLTVTKQSTERQGLSPHPWMAGSSCPPLQSVQSSHAKTSSQLPCQVPANTPQQPTQKQQQQQPRGPDQSKSSSQPGSPAAPSPSQMDLEQQQHTPLFGTPPPPLPVPSVPVKEPPPGYEEAMKQQPKAQENGCSSQQMDDLFDILIESGEISADFKDQSSPAGKEPPAAPACSPPPSSHHSSELAVLVSLGQPVLVGRLEDFLESSTGLPLLTAGHDGPEPLSLIDDLHSEMLSSSAILDHPPSPMDTSELHFAHEPSGGIALDLAEANLDSMDWLELPGGSVMSLAPLSTTAPSLFSTDFLDGHDLQLHWDSCL